One Verrucomicrobiia bacterium genomic window, AGGCGACCCTGTAAAAAGCCGGATGCAACTCCCAGGGGCCAGGTCACCGGAGAAGTTTTCGCCTGCCGGGACGCGTCCGCTGAGGTGGAGGCAGACAGGCGTTTCCGGGCGGGCTAAGGCGACATCGGCCGCACGAACGGCGTAGCCATCCATTCCAGAATTGTCGAAAGGGGGCAAGTCGATGGGCGCGGTCAGCCGGTCGAGTAGGACGCGCCGGTCGGCGGCGTTCAGCGCAACGGACTGGCGCTTGGGAGCAGGAATGGCCTCAAGAATTCGCACAACGGCTTCTTCTAATTTGAGCATGACGCAAGGTGGATTACCGCAAACAGCTTGCAACCGCAAATGAGGAAGTTGCCGCGAGTTGCCGCGAAGGAACGCAGAGAACGCAAAGAAAGGTTCAATGCAAAAGGAGAAAAAGCCGGGCTCTGCGTTATTTGGTTGTGAAGCTGATGCTCGAAATTTCAGCGGGCTGGCCGGATACGCTTTGGAAGTTACGATAGCTTCGGGAATTGATCCCTACCTGATAGTGGTGTCCCGACTCGAGTTTCACCGGCAGGGCGCAGGTGCGTTTGCCCCGCCACTGGACGCTCGCGCCTTGGGGCGACGGCGGGTACTCCGGGCCGCCGCCGGTCCATGAGCATCCTTCCCCCATGTCCTGGTCGAAGGTCACTGTGATTTCGGCAAGGCCAGGATCGACATCAGTGGCCCCGTCGGCTGGGATGGTGGCGACAACCTTGGGCGTCCCCGTTCCCGGGGCGCCCGAAGCGGCAGGCAGCCGGACCGTTTGCCGTTCGAAGGCATTGACGTATTGAGCGGTCTTGGCTTGGGTGTCCACCATGAAAAAGCGGCGCGGACCGCCTTTAGTATCCACGTCCACCGTCATGTCCTTTGGTTCCGGGATCATCACGTTAATGCCTGCATGATAGCTGGACCTCAATTTGCCCGCCGCTATGGCGCGCATTTGGGTAATGAGATTATTGGTGGCTGGCCCGAGCACCGTGTCTGGCGGAAATAATTGGTTGATTTGGCTCGGATGAAATCGAAGCCAGAGGTGCGCGATCTGCTCCGGCGAACCGACGCCCTGGCGCGTCAGGGCGCCGGGTTCGAGCGGGATGAGCATCGCGCAGACCGCGCCGTCGGCGCAGTGGCCGATACCGACGTTGGCCACGCCAGTTTCCACTTTCAACTGGCCGCCCACTTCAAGATGAAAGCGCGAGATTTGGTAGATATCGCCTGGAGTGAACTGCCAGGGGCGCGCCTGGTTTCCCTGCAGGATGCCGCCCGTCAGCGTGGTTGGATAGCGCTGGAGCAGGTCCGTGGCGTTTGCCGGCGCCGGCTTGGCCAGTCCGCCCGCGAGGCCCATGAGAGCGACTCCGAGCATGATTCGTGATGTCAGGTTTGTTTGAGTTTTCATTGGTTAGGTTGTTAGGTTTGGGTGGAGGTGGTTTTGGTCATTTCTCCTTTTCGCGCAGGATGCGGCGAAGTTCCTGAATGTCCTCTTTTGATAAATCAGCCCGCTTCACCAAGTGCATGAGGGCGGCGGAAGGGGCGCAGCCCAAAACACGGTCCCAAAACGACTCGCTCTCCTGGTGGACGCAGGCCTCCATCGAAACCAGCGGCCGATAAAGATAGCGCTTGCCGTCAAAATGCTGGGCCAGGGCCCTTTTATTGACGAGCCGCCTCAGCAAGGTGCGCACCGTCGCCAGGCTCCACTGTTTGCGCTCGTGCAATTCCTCGACAACTGCGCTCGCGGCAACAGGCGCCCGCTGCCACACGACGGCCATCACCTCCCACTCGGCATTGGAAATGCGGATTGGTCTTTTCATGCTATGTTACATACGTAACATAGACCTTTATGTTACGCCTGTAACAGACTGTCAAGAAGTTTCCACAGTTAACCCCTGAACATTTTTTGGCAAATGCTTAGCGGATTTTGCGCCAGGCGGCAAATCCTCGGCGGAAATACGGAAATACCTCTCCAGGGAGCTTTGAAGGTAATCCCCCGAGGGCTCTGTTCAGTCCTGTCCGTTGGAAGGCAAGCGGAGAGCGCTCTCGACGGGGTGGATTTCAACGAGTTCCTTAACCGGTTCGGCGGCCGATAGCTTGACCAGGCGCTCCCCGCTGGGACGGATCATGCGTTCGTAGCTGCCGATGGCGTCATTAAGAGCCGCATTTGCCGTCTGCAGACCTGACCTTATCGTTTTGAAGTGCTCCGAGAATTTGGCCACCCTGCGGTAAAGCTCCTGCGCCGCCTCGCCAATTTTTTGAGCGTTCTCGGTTTGGGCGTGCTGCTGCCAACTGACGCTGACGGAGCGCAGAAGGGCGATGAGAGAGGCGGGGGTGGCAAGCAGGATGCGTTTGGCGGCAGCCCAAACGATTAAGTCCCGGTCACCTTCAAGGGCCGCGCTGAAGAGCGACTCGGCCGGGAGGAAGAGCACCACGTGGTCCAGGGCGTTTGGGAATTGGGCGGGATAATCGCGCTCAGCCAAGGCCTTGATGGTCGCCTTGAGCCTGGCCGCGTGAGCCAGGAGGGATTCCGCCCGTTTGGCCGGGTCGGCCGACTCCAGCGCGCTCAGGAAATCCAGGTCAGGGACCTTTGCATCGACAATGATGACGCGGTCTCCCGGCAATTTCACCACCAAGTCCGGTTTGCTATCGCCCGCCATCGTTTGTTCATCGAAATCGCAGTGGGAACTCATTCCGGCCGCTTCGACCACCCTGCGCAAGGTTTCCTCTCCCCAGCGGCCACGCGCCTGATTTGATTTGAGCACAATGCGAAACTGTTGGGTCTCCTGGGCGAGAGTCAGGTTTTGATGGCCAAGAGTTTCCAATTGTTTTTTCAGCTCACCCAGAGCGGCGGCCTGCGCGGTTTCAGCCTGTTGCAGCCGCCGTTGATAAGTCTCCAACTGCTGCTTGAGCGGTTCCACTAATGTCTTGATGGCCTCTTGCCTTTGGGCAAGCTCGCCCTTGGCTGAGGCCTGCAATTTTTCGAAATTCTGTCCCGCCAATCGCAAGAATTCCGGGGCCTGCTGCCTGAGGGCTTCGGAGCTGAGGGCGGTAAAGGCCTGCCGCAAGTCTGTTAAAGCTCTCTCCTGCGCCTCCCTTGCCTGGCGCATGGCGTTGTCGTGTATCTCCCTTTGAGCTTTAAGCAGGTCTTCAGCCGCCCTCCTTTTGGCCTCTTCGGCTGCCCGGGCACTAATAGCTTCAGTGAGTCGCGAACGCGAAGCTGCCAGATCGGCTTCACGTTGCGCTAGTTGGTTTCGAAATTCGGTTTCGAGCCGGTTATCTGCAGCAGCAGGGTGGCGCAGCGCCCGGAACAACCACCCGATAACAAATCCGAGGCTGATTCCGGCTAAAATATAAGTAAGAGCGGACATGGAAGCATTAGAAAAATCGGCTGAACAGGGCTCTTTCATAGCCGGCTACCAGCAATCTCTTTCCCTTTCGGGTAAACCGGTGCCCTTCTTGTTTCAATCGCCGTCGGACTGCCTTGATACCGCCCGGATATTTCGGATTCAATTCGCCGCCGGCTTTCAACGTCCGCCAATAAGGTGTGATGCGTTTGGCGCCCTCAGATTCTGCTTCATTGGCGGCATGAGCGGCGATCCAGGAAAAGATGCCCGTAGTGATCGGGCAGGCAAAGCTTGCGCCATGCCGGACTGCCAAAGCGGCGCGCAGTTCGTTTATCGTGACTATCTTGCCCTTTGGCACCTGCTTCATCAAGGCATTCACTTCGGCAGGGGCCGGGATGACCATTGTGCCTACGCCCCAGCGCCTGCTCATTTTGCCAGTCACTTTACTGACTCTGGGGAGGCCCTTGGCGTCCGCCAGTTTCTCTTGCCAGGACTTCTTTGGCTTCATTGTCCTGCCCTTTCAAAAATGCGCGACGATCTCAATCTCCACATTGGCCCCTTTAGGCAGGGCAGCAACCTGAACGGTCGAGCGCGCCGGGTAATCCGCGGTGAAATGTTTCGAATAGACCTCGTTCATGCCGGCGAAGTCGGCCAGGTTGGTCAAAAAGACCGTGCTCTTCAACACGTTGGCGAACGTGAGGTTCTGGTCTTCGAGGATGGTTTTCACGTTTTGCAGGACCCGCTCGGTCTGGGCTTTGATGTCGCCCGTGACCAGGTTGCCTGTGGCCGGGTCAATGGGGATTTGGCCGGCGCAGAACAGGAGGTCCCCAAACCGGACCGCATGATTATAAGGGCCGACTGCCGGGGGTGATTTGGCTGGCTTGATGATTTTCTTTGGCATAAACGTCTGAGGCATCAATCTGTGGCGAGACCGGGGGTCAGGTCAACACCCCATTGTGAGGCGGAACCGTTTTTGAATAAGCTGGTTTCCGGTTTGCGGAACCCTGTCGATGTGAAAGAATTAAAGCAAACAAACCCAATAAAGAGGCTTTATGGCAAAGAGAATGGAAAGTTCTAGTTCGACCCCGACTCACGAGCAAATCGCCCAGCGGGCCCGTGAGATTTACGAGCAAAGCGGGAAAGTTCCCGGTCACGATGTGGAGAACTGGCTGGCAGCGGAGACCCAACTTGCAGCAGCGCAGAAATCGGCGGAGGAGCCGAGGCCCGCCGCCCGGGTGGCTATCCGCGCAAACGGTCCTCACGAATCCAATCCATCCCCCAAACCTTATGAACGACAAGAAGTCCCCAGAACGCGTTCGTCCAGTCAAACGCCAAAATAAGACGGAAACCGTCTGCGATAAAGGCGAGGCCAGCGTCGAGGAGTTCTCGCTGCACGAGAGCATCTACGGGGTGCGTTACCCCAAGCAGGTTGTCGTGTCGAGCTTGGCCAGCGCCCCGGTGCTGGGTTAGGAGTCCCAGCAGCGGTGCTGGAACAATTCGTTCGTGGAAGCTGTCGGCCCGCCCGGTTCATGTCGAATCGAGCGCGCAGGCGATGAATGCTAGTCAAAACCAAAAAGGGAGTTATGGCTGAAATCAGTACCTTAAAGCGCGCGGAAAGCGATAAAGAGCAAGGCAAAGCGCCATCGACCCAAGCGGGCGAATTCGTTCGTGAAGAGATGCACCATATCCGCGAAGGCAAACATGGCGCCGCATCAACCAAGCAAGCCATTGCTATCGGCCTTTCGAAGGCTCGCCGGGCTGGCGTAAAGTTGCCTCCGCCTCGCAAAGGCCGGGTCTCTGAAAAGACACGTCGGAGCGCGGCCAGCGCCTATCGCAAGGGCCAGAGGGGCCAAAAGCCCTCACCGAAGCGGTCCCGTGCCCGGTTGAAGGCGCTCAAACGCAAAGGGAGCAGCGCAGCGTCGCACGCCGCTCTTTCGCGCCAGGCCCGCAGCACCGCTTGGCGTCGCAGTGCTCGCAGCCGAAGCGCTATCGCCCGGCGCGCTGCCCGAACCCGCTCGCAGGAGCGCTGGCGTTCGTAAAGATGACGGCTCAGAGGGCCGACCCATCACACCGGACGTCGCTCTATTGGAGTGCGCATTGGCAACCCGGTCCAGCGGGCGGCCTAAAAGCGCCAGAGGACTGGCGCAGTCCACGACGCTTCGCGCGGACTGTGTTAAGTTCCACCTCCCACGTCCTCTGGCTTTGAATTCCGCGGACCGGCCACGCTCTCTGCGCTAAGTTCTCGCTTCTCTCCTATCGTGGTGGTTTCTCTTTGTGCCAGTTGGTGGCGGCTTGATAGGCATGCGCCACCCGGAGAATGGTTTCTTCGCCCAAAGGTGGGCCGAGGACCTGCAAACCAATCGGCAGTTTTGGCGATTGAGTAAAGCCGCAAGGCAGACTGATGCCACACAGGCCGGCCAGGTTGGCAGAGATCGTGTAAATATCCGTCAGATACATCTGCAAAGGGTCATCGACTTTCTCCCCAATCTTGAAGGCGGCTGTGGGAGAGGTGGGCGCGATGAGGGCATCCACCTTTTCGAATGCCTTGAGGAAATCGGTTCGGATTAAGGTGCGGACCTTTTGGGCGCGAAGGTAGTAAGCGTCATAATAGCCGGTGCTGAGCACGTAAGTGCCCAGGATAATCCGCCGCTTGACCTCAGCCCCGAACCCGGCCCCGCGCGTTTTTGCATAGAGTTGAAGCGGGTCGGCGCCCTCGACGCGCCGGCCATAGCGAACGCCATCGAAGCGGGCCAGGTTGGCGCTGGCTTCGGCGGTGGCGATGATGTAATAAGCGGCGATGGCGTATTCTGTGTGAGGCAGGGAGATTTCGACAAACTCGGCGCCCATGTTCTCGAGTTGCTTAATGGCGCCGGCAATGGCTTGTTTGACTGCCGGCTCCAGGCCGCCAATCATGTATTCCTTAGGCAACCCGAGCTTCAGGCCCTTAATGTCGCCGCTCAGCACGGCCCCGTAACGGGGCACGGGCCGAGGGACGCTGGTCGAATCCCGTTCGTCGCGTCCACTGATAACCTCGAGGAATGTGGCAGCGTCCTGAACTGTTTTTGTGAGGCAGCCGATTTGGTCGAGCGAAGAAGCAAATGCCACCAGGCCGTAGCGGGAAACCCGGCCATACGAGGGCTTGAGGCCCACGCAGCCGCACAACGCCGCTGGCTGCCGCACCGAACCGCCGGTGTCGGACCCAAGGGCCGCCACGCACTCATCGGCGGCCACCGCCGCCGCCGAACCGCCCGATGAGCCGCCGGGGATGCGCGAGGGGTCCCAGGGATTTCGCGTGATTTGAAATGCCGAGTTCTCCGTGGAACTGCCCATCGCAAACTCATCCATGTTCAACCGGCCAAAGACCACGGCGCCGGCCATCCTGAGCTTCTCGATGACGGTTGCATCGTAGGGAGCGACGAATTGCCCAAGAATTTTTGAGCCGCAATTGAGAGGTTGGCCTTTGACGGCAATGACGTCTTTGATGGCGATGGGCACCCCCAGGAGCGGGCGATTCGACTGGCTCTCACCTGCCGCCCTGGCTTGGTCCGCCCGCTCAGCCTGGGCCAGCATATCGGCGGGGTCGTAACTGATAAAGGCGCCGAGCTGGGCATCGGCGCGCTGAATCCGTTCCAAGCAGGCCTGCGCGACCTCGCGCGAGGAGGTTTCCCGGCGGGCCAATTGCTCGGCCACTTGGGCAATCGTCAGTTGATTGAGCATGACAGGCGCCGAAAGGTTGACTGCGGACACCGTGGAGTCAACCGCAGATATTGAAGAGTCCACAACCAAACCCCGTCGTAGGGGTGACCTTCCGAAAGCTGTCGCGTCTCTGTTGTTCGACGCCCTAAGCAGCAGCCGGAATTGAGCTACCAATTAGTTGCCAAGAGTGGCTGGGGCTGGTTTATTGGGACGATGCAATCCAATTTTCACCGGGGCTTTCTGGCATTAGTGCTTATTGCTTTATGGGGCGTGAACGCAACAGGGGCGCCACTGACGGAAGCGCAACAACAATGGCTGGCCAAGGGGCACCGCTTCCAGCGGCATGGCTGGATTTACCTGCACATCGAAGGGGAGGCAAAGGAACGGGGGTTCCAGCACGGCTACCTGCTGGCGCCGGAAATAACCGATGGCCTGCGCGCGACGCGGATGATTTGGGAATATCAAAGCGCGATGACCTGGCCCTGGCTGGTCGAGCATGCCAAAGAGATGTTTGAGCGGCGTATCGACCCGGAGGATTTGGCGGAGCTGGACGGCATCGCCGAGGGGATGACGATGGCGGGGAAGCCATGCACCCGCGAGGAGTTAATCACCTATAACGGGATTATCGAGCTCTCGGGCTACTGGTGGCCCACCGAGCTGAAGAAGATCAAGGATGCGCCTCCCCCCTCTGTGCGAGAATCGTGCAGTTCCTTTATCGCCACCGGCTCATTCACTCGCGACGGCAATATCGTGCTGGGGCATAACACGATGATGGATTACAACGATGTGTTTCCGAATGTGATCGCTGACATCGTCCCAACCCATGGAAAGCGCATTCTCTGGCAAACCGAACCGGGTTGGATTCACAGTGGAACGGATTTTTTCATCACCGGTGCCGGGCTGGCTGGTTCGGAGACAACGATCGGCGATTTCGAGGGGTTTGACACCAATGGCACTCCGGAGTTTGTGCGGATGCGCCGCGCGACTCAGGATGCCGGCTCAATCGACCAATGGTGCGATATTATGCGGCAGGGCAACAACGGCGGTTATGCCAATGCCTGGCTGCTCGGAGACATCCACTCCCGCGAAATTGCCCGGCTCGAATTGGGCTTGAAACAGGTCGGCTTTGAAAAGAAACGCGATGGCTATTTTGCGGGCTCGAACGTAGCCGAAGACCTCAAGCTCCTTCGCTTTGAAACCGGCACCAAGGAAACCGATATCCGGACCTCAGGCGTTGCCCGCCGGGTGCGTTGGAAACAATTGCTCAAGCAATATGCCGGGCGCATTGACGCGCCCCTGGCCAAGCAGTTCGAGGCGGACCATTACGATACGTACCTGGACAAAACACAGCCTGATGGGCGTACTTTGTGCGGGCATTTCGAACTCGAAGGCGAGCCGGCCGGTCCCTGGCCCGGGGTGCCGTTTGGTTGCGCCGGGACGGTGGATGCGAAGGTGGTGGATGCCACAATGGCCCAGCACATGAGTTTCGCCGCGCGCTGGGGCACGGCCTGCGGGCGGCCATTTGACGCTCATCAATACCTTACCGCTCACCCGCAATTTGATTGGATGAAGGACATCCTCAAAAGCCGGCCCTCAGAGCCTTGGACGGAGTTTCATTCGGGGGAATAGCGATTGGACCAGCCGGACGTTTCCAGGAAACCTTCTGCCCAGCTTCCGTCTCACGATGACGGCGGGCAAGCTCTTCGGCATATTCGGGGTCTTGCTCACGACGCAAACGAGCCAAGTAATGCTCAAGGAAGAGACGCTCTTCGGGTGTCGCCCGATCTACGATTCGCTTCAGCTCTGGAACACTCATAACCGAAGGTTATCTCCACTCCAGACCAACGCCAACCCGAAATACGCGCCTCAGAAAGCCCCGGGACGGATTGGCCCGCCGCTCGGCCCTTGCTCGAACAGGTTAAATTGCGCAAGATGGGTTCATGCACATTTCATCGCGCCCGAGTCTGGTCGCAACGCTTGCATTCATTCTTATGAGCCACTTGATCTCCTCGAATGCCTTGGCTGAAACCACCTCCGCCCAGAGCATTACCAAAGCCTCTTTTGGCGCAACCAGCGCCGGGCAGGCCGTGGATTTGTTTACTCTGCGCAATGAACGCGGGATCACCGCAAAAGTAATCACTTACGGCGCGATTATCTATTCCATGGAAACACCGGACAGCGCCGGCCACCTCACCAACATCACTGCCAATTGCCAGTCGGTTGCCGATTATGAGAATCGGAGTCCCTGCTTCGGGGCCTTGCTTGGGCGCTACGCAAATCGCATCGCCAAAGGCCGCTTCACCCTCGACGGCCAGACCTACTCGCTCCCGCTCAACGGCGGACCCAACCATATCCATGGCGGCCCCAGGGGATTCGACAAACAGGTGTGGGAGGCCGAACCGCTCAAAGGCCCGGGGTTCGTTGCGGTGAAATTAACCCACACCAGTAAAGATGGTGAAAACGGCTACCCCGGCACCCTGCGCTGCACGGTGGTTTACAAATTGAATAATCAAAACGAGTGGAGAATGGAGTACAGCGCAACGACCGATAAGCCTACACCGGTAAATCTCTCCAACCACGCCTATTGGAATCTTGGCGGAGCAGAATCGGGCACGGTGCTGGACCAGGTTCTGACGGTGAATGCCGACCGCTACCTGATTGCGGATGAAACGCTGATTCCGACAGGCCAGATGGCCCCTGTGGCAGGCACGCCCCTGGATTTCCGCTCCCCTCATCCCATTGGAGAACGCATCAACCAAATCAAAGAGAAACAGTTCAATGGCGGTTATGACCATTGTTTCGTGGTGAAGCACCAAACACCCGGCGACCTCGCCTTTTGCGCGAAACTCCAAGACCCCAACTCGGGCCGCGCCATGGAGGTCTTTACCACCCAGCCTGGAGTTCAAATGTACACCGCCAATTTCCCCAGCGGCGCCTTCAAAGGACCCGGTGGCTATTCTTATCCCAGTCACCTGGGAGTCGCCCTCGAGTGCCAGCATTTCCCCGACTCGCCGAACAAGCCCCAGTTCCCTTCCACCATTCTCAGGCCGGGTGAGACTTACCACGCCCTGACGGTGCTCAAATTTGGGTTCTGAGCCGAAAGGCCAATCGCCGGCCTTCATGGGGATATGAATGCCTACAGTCAATGGCCACAGATTCTTGACTGGCAATCCTTGTTCCGGATGGACATCCGATAAAGATTTGTGACTGGCAATCCATGTCCCGGGGGGACATCCGGAGAATAGCCCAACGTTTCAAGGGTTAAACAGACTGACTCTTTTTCTCGAAATTTCCGTGCAACTTATCCAGCTTTCAGCGACATTCAGCGCATAATTGCGTGACTTTTTGTAATGGGTGTTACAGGTGTACAGATTTCTGTTGGCACGGTGGTCCTTTCGGGCCACCGCGCTCGCCGACGCGCCTTGGTCTCTCCCTTACCCTGGTGCCCGACCTGGTCGAACAATGGTTGTCGCCGAGGTTGCCCAATGTGATCGACTGCAGCCGCATGACACGGGAGGACCGCCCAGCTTTGCCTTTTGAGCTCCTCGGCGAGGGGATCATCAACGCGCTGGTTCACCGCGACTACGATCTGACCGGCGCCATCTGCCATCTTGTGGTGACGCCCGACACGGTCACGGTGAAAAGCCCGGGCGCCCCGCTAGCTCCAGTCACCCTCGAACAACTGCAGTCCTTCACCGCCCCGATGCACAATCGGAACCCGGAGCTCCAGTTTGCCTTCGGTGGAACAAAATTGGTGGAGGGACGCGGCTTTGGCATGAGGACCGCAATGGCGCTGCGCAACGCAATAAATTGGGTAATTCTCCGTGAGCCAAGGCCCAGGCGACCCTCGCTTGGCGGGTTGCCGGGCGTGTATTCTTTTGACAGCAGAATCCCTCGAATTTAGCCTGTCTGGCGACGGTTTGCCAGAGTAGCTCAGGGGTAGAGCAGAGGACTCATAAGCCTTTGGTCGGGGGTTCAAATCCCTCCTCTGGCACCATTCGAGGTTATCCCTTAGATGTCAGCACGCGTCCCCACACGCTTTCGGCGCCCCCAGCGCTGAACGAAGGCATTCGAGTTGCACGAGCTGGCAGTTTCCCGCCGGCTGTTGCAGCTCCATCTGCAACCCCTTACGCCGAGATCAGCCACGCGCGCGCCTGGTCAATCGCCGTTCGATCAAAGTAACGAACCGTGGCGGCCGTGAATGGTTTGCAGAACACAGCCATTGCATGCTGCCACTTGGTTTAACTTGGTTTCCCCAACCATGGCCACGCGCTCAATGTCGCTGAAATGCTTGGCATGAAATTTGGTGTCCTGCCACAACACGTCCGCGGTCCAGCCGTGGAAATCAAGCATCTCGATCGAGACGCGAATCTTGCCGTGCTCTTTGAGCGTCAAGCGCCCCTTCGATAAATCTTAACCAACTTATGCGGACGGACGCCAAGATGATAAGCAACGATCATCAGCCGATTGCGCAAAGTCGTTTGGATGACTCCGAGGCGCAGCCATCGGCGAGCCGAAGTGCGCGCCCGCTCCTTAACGGTCAAAATTCGGCCTTGGCCACGCAAGCGTCGGACGAACTCGTAGTCTTCCATTATCGGCAAATCAGCGAACCCGCCCTCTTCTTCGAAA contains:
- the gatA gene encoding Asp-tRNA(Asn)/Glu-tRNA(Gln) amidotransferase subunit GatA, giving the protein MLNQLTIAQVAEQLARRETSSREVAQACLERIQRADAQLGAFISYDPADMLAQAERADQARAAGESQSNRPLLGVPIAIKDVIAVKGQPLNCGSKILGQFVAPYDATVIEKLRMAGAVVFGRLNMDEFAMGSSTENSAFQITRNPWDPSRIPGGSSGGSAAAVAADECVAALGSDTGGSVRQPAALCGCVGLKPSYGRVSRYGLVAFASSLDQIGCLTKTVQDAATFLEVISGRDERDSTSVPRPVPRYGAVLSGDIKGLKLGLPKEYMIGGLEPAVKQAIAGAIKQLENMGAEFVEISLPHTEYAIAAYYIIATAEASANLARFDGVRYGRRVEGADPLQLYAKTRGAGFGAEVKRRIILGTYVLSTGYYDAYYLRAQKVRTLIRTDFLKAFEKVDALIAPTSPTAAFKIGEKVDDPLQMYLTDIYTISANLAGLCGISLPCGFTQSPKLPIGLQVLGPPLGEETILRVAHAYQAATNWHKEKPPR
- a CDS encoding Ig-like domain-containing protein, with product MKTQTNLTSRIMLGVALMGLAGGLAKPAPANATDLLQRYPTTLTGGILQGNQARPWQFTPGDIYQISRFHLEVGGQLKVETGVANVGIGHCADGAVCAMLIPLEPGALTRQGVGSPEQIAHLWLRFHPSQINQLFPPDTVLGPATNNLITQMRAIAAGKLRSSYHAGINVMIPEPKDMTVDVDTKGGPRRFFMVDTQAKTAQYVNAFERQTVRLPAASGAPGTGTPKVVATIPADGATDVDPGLAEITVTFDQDMGEGCSWTGGGPEYPPSPQGASVQWRGKRTCALPVKLESGHHYQVGINSRSYRNFQSVSGQPAEISSISFTTK
- a CDS encoding DUF6496 domain-containing protein, which translates into the protein MAEISTLKRAESDKEQGKAPSTQAGEFVREEMHHIREGKHGAASTKQAIAIGLSKARRAGVKLPPPRKGRVSEKTRRSAASAYRKGQRGQKPSPKRSRARLKALKRKGSSAASHAALSRQARSTAWRRSARSRSAIARRAARTRSQERWRS
- a CDS encoding aldose epimerase family protein, with product MSHLISSNALAETTSAQSITKASFGATSAGQAVDLFTLRNERGITAKVITYGAIIYSMETPDSAGHLTNITANCQSVADYENRSPCFGALLGRYANRIAKGRFTLDGQTYSLPLNGGPNHIHGGPRGFDKQVWEAEPLKGPGFVAVKLTHTSKDGENGYPGTLRCTVVYKLNNQNEWRMEYSATTDKPTPVNLSNHAYWNLGGAESGTVLDQVLTVNADRYLIADETLIPTGQMAPVAGTPLDFRSPHPIGERINQIKEKQFNGGYDHCFVVKHQTPGDLAFCAKLQDPNSGRAMEVFTTQPGVQMYTANFPSGAFKGPGGYSYPSHLGVALECQHFPDSPNKPQFPSTILRPGETYHALTVLKFGF
- a CDS encoding BlaI/MecI/CopY family transcriptional regulator, which codes for MKRPIRISNAEWEVMAVVWQRAPVAASAVVEELHERKQWSLATVRTLLRRLVNKRALAQHFDGKRYLYRPLVSMEACVHQESESFWDRVLGCAPSAALMHLVKRADLSKEDIQELRRILREKEK
- a CDS encoding STAS/SEC14 domain-containing protein translates to MTLKEHGKIRVSIEMLDFHGWTADVLWQDTKFHAKHFSDIERVAMVGETKLNQVAACNGCVLQTIHGRHGSLL
- a CDS encoding DNA recombination protein RmuC, yielding MSALTYILAGISLGFVIGWLFRALRHPAAADNRLETEFRNQLAQREADLAASRSRLTEAISARAAEEAKRRAAEDLLKAQREIHDNAMRQAREAQERALTDLRQAFTALSSEALRQQAPEFLRLAGQNFEKLQASAKGELAQRQEAIKTLVEPLKQQLETYQRRLQQAETAQAAALGELKKQLETLGHQNLTLAQETQQFRIVLKSNQARGRWGEETLRRVVEAAGMSSHCDFDEQTMAGDSKPDLVVKLPGDRVIIVDAKVPDLDFLSALESADPAKRAESLLAHAARLKATIKALAERDYPAQFPNALDHVVLFLPAESLFSAALEGDRDLIVWAAAKRILLATPASLIALLRSVSVSWQQHAQTENAQKIGEAAQELYRRVAKFSEHFKTIRSGLQTANAALNDAIGSYERMIRPSGERLVKLSAAEPVKELVEIHPVESALRLPSNGQD
- a CDS encoding RidA family protein — encoded protein: MPKKIIKPAKSPPAVGPYNHAVRFGDLLFCAGQIPIDPATGNLVTGDIKAQTERVLQNVKTILEDQNLTFANVLKSTVFLTNLADFAGMNEVYSKHFTADYPARSTVQVAALPKGANVEIEIVAHF
- a CDS encoding molybdopterin molybdenumtransferase MoeA, yielding MLKLEEAVVRILEAIPAPKRQSVALNAADRRVLLDRLTAPIDLPPFDNSGMDGYAVRAADVALARPETPVCLHLSGRVPAGENFSGDLAPGSCIRLFTGSP
- a CDS encoding C45 family autoproteolytic acyltransferase/hydrolase — translated: MSYQLVAKSGWGWFIGTMQSNFHRGFLALVLIALWGVNATGAPLTEAQQQWLAKGHRFQRHGWIYLHIEGEAKERGFQHGYLLAPEITDGLRATRMIWEYQSAMTWPWLVEHAKEMFERRIDPEDLAELDGIAEGMTMAGKPCTREELITYNGIIELSGYWWPTELKKIKDAPPPSVRESCSSFIATGSFTRDGNIVLGHNTMMDYNDVFPNVIADIVPTHGKRILWQTEPGWIHSGTDFFITGAGLAGSETTIGDFEGFDTNGTPEFVRMRRATQDAGSIDQWCDIMRQGNNGGYANAWLLGDIHSREIARLELGLKQVGFEKKRDGYFAGSNVAEDLKLLRFETGTKETDIRTSGVARRVRWKQLLKQYAGRIDAPLAKQFEADHYDTYLDKTQPDGRTLCGHFELEGEPAGPWPGVPFGCAGTVDAKVVDATMAQHMSFAARWGTACGRPFDAHQYLTAHPQFDWMKDILKSRPSEPWTEFHSGE
- a CDS encoding ATP-binding protein, with translation MTREDRPALPFELLGEGIINALVHRDYDLTGAICHLVVTPDTVTVKSPGAPLAPVTLEQLQSFTAPMHNRNPELQFAFGGTKLVEGRGFGMRTAMALRNAINWVILREPRPRRPSLGGLPGVYSFDSRIPRI